The Platichthys flesus chromosome 5, fPlaFle2.1, whole genome shotgun sequence genome contains the following window.
TGTGAAATCATAGGGTCCtgaaagggtcaaaggtcaaactccCTCCTGACTCTTCATGAAGCTTTGCAGGAAGTAAGTTGCTGTAACTGCAAACGGCCGAGTCTGAGCCgttaataaatatgaataaaacgATGTTGTGTGAGTCTCGGGGTTTTGTTTAGTGTCGAGTATCATTTAATGATaatgacataaaaaaatgtcagttcaAACATCAAACTCATCATTTCAGCTTAAAGGGATCTTGAGATGTTTCGTTCACGAGAATCAGAGAACAAGACGACCTGAAAACAAGATGCCTGAGGTCACTGGGTGTCACCGGGACTGAGGCATACAAATATCAGAAACTCAGAATAACATCACGTCTACGCAGAGcaactcaaatcaaatcaaatttgatttgaagctgtttgtgagtctggtagtccgtgctcggCTGCTCCGGTAACGTCTACCAGACGGCAGCAGggtgagaagtccacagcctggatggatgtggtccttgatgatcttcAGTGCTTTTCTCAGACATCTTGTGTTGTAGATGAGTTGCACtgaagggagatggcagccggtgatgctcctctgtctccaccagcctctgcagggccttgtgatcagcagcggagcagctaccaaaccaggcagtgatgcagcttgagaggatgctctcaatggtgcacctgtagaagtttgttaatgttttcGGAGACTCCCTCCCCTACAGCTCCGTCAATGTGTAACGGaccgtgacccccccccccccccccccctctgcagcttcctgaagtccacgatcatctccttggtcttgcagacgttgagagacaggttgttctctTGGCACCATGTCTCCaagcctctgacctcatctctgTAGGCGGTCTGGTCGTTGTTGGAGATGAGACCCAGGATGGTGGTGTCGTCTGCAAACTTCAGGATGATGTTTGAACTGTGTGTTGCCACACAGTCCTGTGTGTACAGGGAGTACAGGAggggactgagcacgcagccctgagGGGCCCCGGTGCTCAGGGTccgtgaggaggaggtgttgttACCGATTCTCACCACCTGGGGGCTGCTCGTCAGGAAGTCCAAGATCCAGTTACACAGGGGGGTTATAAGACCCAGGCTCCTGAGCTTGGGGACGAGCTTCTCAGGCACAATTGTGTTGAACGCGGAGCTGTAGTCCACGAACAGCATCCTCACATATGTGTTGGCCttttccaggtgggagagggtggtgtgtgttgtcagggcgATGGCATCGTCCGTCGATCGGTTGGGGCGGTATGCAAACTGGGAGGGGTCAAGGGGGTCAGGAAGGGTGGAGCATATGTGGGTTTTGACCAgccgctcgaagcacttcatgatggtggaggtcagtGCTACAGGGCGGTAGTCGTCTAAGCAGGTGATGGTTGGTTTCTTAGGtatggggatgatggtggccTGCTTGAAGCAGGTGGGGACTGTTGACAGTTGTAGGGAGAGGTTGAATATGGAGGTGAAGACCTCCGCTAGCTGGTCGGCGCTGTTTTAGGCGTTGTCTGTAGGTTGGGATGAGCATAATGGAAGTGTGATCCGGTTTGTAGCTGCTCCGTATTTGCGAGTAACAATGGTCAAGAGTCTGGTCAGCCCGAGTGGAAAAGTTTATATGCTGATGATATTTTGGCAGAACTTTCCTCATATTAGCCCTATTGAAGTCACCAACAACAATAGAGACTGCCTCAGGGTGTGCATCCTCAAGTCCATTAATAACTCCGTACAGATCGTGTAACGCGCATGTTTTGTCTGCCTGCGGCGGAATGTGAACAGCTGTGATTAGAATGGAGCTGAATGCACGGGGAAGGTAAAAAGGGTTTTATTGCTAGCAGCTCCAGGTCTGGTGAGCAGCGTGTAGAAAGCACAACAACATCCGAGCCCCAGCGAGAGTTCACCATCAAGCACACCCCTCCACCTCGGCTCTTACCCGACTCGGAAGTCCTGTCCTGCCGGTAGATGGAAAAACCGTCCGGAGTAACGCCGGAGTCAGGAACCAGAGGATCCAGccacaactttttgaaactaacactttagtagcacttaaatggcacttacttatagcactttgtagttttgctttattttgaagaaattgtactttcttgattcttgtcgtccttggtatgtaccctcgggtttgaatgcacttattgtaagtcgctttggataaaagcgtcagctaaatgaaatgtaatgtaatcctGACTGTTTTCATCAGTCTCACAATTATAAAGACAGTGATTCAAACAGGCTCCTGGCTCCGCCCCTTTATCAGGATTCATGCCAAAATTTGATGAGTTTGTGGAAAAATccgttttttgttttctggtgTAATtctgttgaaaaacaaacaaacaaatagacaaggagtgaaaacaaaagaccaaaaacatttatttaagaaaTAATCATAACACCACGATACATAATAATTCATTATCCATGTAATAACCACATTAATATCATGTATAAGACACAAGATGAGTCACGTGGTGTTACCACAGCCTCAAAGGCTCATCACCAAGACGTCCAACATAGTTCAGagacagcaaaaagaaaatatattaattgtagaaaagacaacaacttcaacaacagGCCGGCAAAATGGACAAAAGAAGGGAAACCCAACACACCGACCCACAAAGGGTCATCGGATCTGAGAATCTTCCTTCAACCTAAACCAACATCAGAACTAAAGCTCTctttcagagaagaaaaagaaaagaaacaacacaacaatactCTTGTTCTAAAGGTCATGCTgtacaaactgctgctgctgcaacaaaggatggaaagagagagacttcCTGTTCCCTCCTAAATACTTTCAACCAATCACAGTGCAcctgaggagagaagaaaacaggaaaccaaGAGTAGAAGGGAAATGTACGGTGCTTTTCTCTTCATTCTAAATCGTGGTCTTTTAGTTTGAGAGCTGGATCAGCACGTTCAGATTTCGTGGTGTTTTTACTCAACATCCTGCGCTTGCACTCACTCAGCTCCTGCTGGTGCTTACATTcactctgcttgtgctcaaactctgcgcttgcactcagatattttgttgcttggacAGATTTCCAGTATTTAATAACAACACACTATGGATTCTGTAAAACTCGCTTGTACGGATGTTCTCTGAAGTCGTCCATCTTGGTTGTGTTTGTCCCAGTGGCTCTGACCTGATGCTTCACACCAggtcttcctgctcctctgtgtcttctgtctgtgctgcagcagcgatGTCATCATACTCAGGACAGTTGTGTgactgatggaggagagatgagaaaaTATTAATCCTCACTGGACTTTATTCATGAAACCTGCAAGTAATCACAATTCATTCAAAACAGTTTGAACGTAgttgcgccccccccccccccccccctcccgtccattggtttgtttgttcatcagcaggattacacaaaatctgATAAACTGATTTccacagaacttggtggaaggacggGACATGTGCCAAGAAAGAAGTGTCAACACTCTGTGctgtcacccattggtttgtgagctgACATTTTGAAGCCTCCATTTTTGACACGTTGTCCTGCGCCATCTTGGTTctttgaaaccagaagtaaccatatttggaggagagggggtggagcctgactcaGGGCCCAAGGACACTGCCCGCCCATTCAAACCAGTGACCTGCACCcagtactagctgtcaatcacacggtaTCCATGCCCCAATGCCTGCAGTGCTTTATGGtctatttgactctaaatggaTCATTCACTTCACTTTCTAGACCCAGAGTCTACGTCCATTTTAATATACGGTCAATGGAAAGAACCTTTTACATTTTGGGGCAGATTCAGACAAAGTAGCTAATCCaagaaatgttttctctctttctctaacatGGTGAGATGAAAACAGTGATATGGAGTCATTCTTCTGGCCTCACTGTCTCTCACCTCTATCATCTCCACAGCTTCATTCACTTCTGATTTCAAACTCAGAGTTTTCTTCATCCTGGAtcgaaaacaacaacaaacacaacatttgacaaAATGAACTTCATAACACTGAAACTAGTGTTTGAAGACATTTGAAGAAGACAGTCAAAGAGCAGAGGGTGAACTGATGGATTTGTTTTACCTcgtccacagagtccagacaaGCACTGGAACCAGCACGACCACCAGAGTCAGCCTGATGGTATTCATGATTATCACTGACTTCCCTGGACAACAGACAGGAGACATGAGCAGTGGGGTTAGACTGATGACTCAGTTTGCCAGGTGATGCTGTTGGTCAGTCAGTATTGTTCATGTGCAATATGATGGGCTTGATATACAGCTGTGACACATCTGGAAATCCTGAGTATTGATGATTTAAGGTTCTGGTGCAATGccaagaaggggggggggggtgtaggctATAAAAGTCAGAGTGCTAAACTCACCTGCTCCAACAGTCAGATGTAAGGTGGCCTTACTACGTCCGTGTGTGTTCTGGGCCTCACACTGATACTTTTCACCATGTTCAGCTGTGATATTAGTGATGGTGAAGATTTGTCCTGATGCTGTTGGTgagtcctcgtcctccttgtACCAGGTGTAGTTAGCTGCTGGgttagcatcactgctgcaggtcagagtcaccgagctgccctccatgatctcaccagagggactcactgacacagagggaggctttGGAGCGTCTGGTGTAAAACATGCAAGATCATGAAATCAACTCAGAAATATTCATTAACCAAAGTGAAGAACTTTTCAATCTGTGGTTTTGATAAGTGCTTCTTAAATATAGATGATCATTATGAACCCGGGGCGCcagcacagacagaagcaggTACTGAGGGTTTGttttcagcctgtgtgtgtgactgtacaaaataactcaactcATGAACCAAACTTACTGAAT
Protein-coding sequences here:
- the LOC133954106 gene encoding B-cell receptor CD22-like, encoding MEGSSVTLTCSSDANPAAHYTWYKENRALLQGPEGVYRLSSISSGDRGVYSCKSENQYGRINSTSLHLDVQYAPKPPSVSVSPSGEIMEGSSVTLTCSSDANPAANYTWYKEDEDSPTASGQIFTITNITAEHGEKYQCEAQNTHGRSKATLHLTVGAGKSVIIMNTIRLTLVVVLVPVLVWTLWTRMKKTLSLKSEVNEAVEMIESHNCPEYDDIAAAAQTEDTEEQEDLV